In a genomic window of Planctomycetota bacterium:
- a CDS encoding sugar phosphate isomerase/epimerase family protein, whose product MAAFRLGVLIDCFRLGVRGGIQKAAEMGFDGIQAYVTGGELAPENLPRSARREFRKFVADRGLELSALCVELGGYADPATLDERIGRTRRMVDLGLDLGVAVHTSHIGRVPAEPDAPARRTIAEALLAIGTYAAERGACLACETGPEDATALRQFLSGLHCEGLKVNFDPANLVMNGFDPVRGVHELAGLIVHTHAKDGVRRPDKTKAEAPLGEGQVPWEAYLAALSDVGYAGYLTIEREAGDDPVADILKAKQFLEEQCRQGYVCRSRLA is encoded by the coding sequence ATGGCTGCGTTCAGGCTCGGCGTGTTGATTGACTGCTTTCGCCTGGGGGTACGCGGCGGCATCCAGAAGGCGGCGGAGATGGGCTTCGACGGCATCCAGGCCTACGTCACCGGGGGCGAACTGGCGCCGGAGAACCTGCCGCGGAGCGCGCGGCGCGAGTTCCGCAAGTTCGTGGCCGACCGCGGCCTCGAGCTCAGCGCCCTGTGCGTCGAGCTGGGCGGTTACGCCGACCCGGCGACGCTCGACGAACGCATCGGGCGCACCCGCCGCATGGTGGACCTCGGGCTCGACCTCGGCGTGGCCGTGCACACCAGCCACATCGGCCGCGTGCCCGCCGAGCCCGACGCCCCGGCCCGCCGCACCATCGCCGAGGCGCTCCTTGCCATCGGCACCTACGCCGCCGAGCGCGGCGCCTGCCTCGCCTGCGAGACCGGCCCCGAGGACGCAACGGCCCTGCGCCAGTTCCTCAGCGGCCTCCACTGCGAAGGCCTGAAGGTGAACTTCGACCCCGCGAACCTGGTGATGAACGGCTTCGACCCCGTGCGGGGCGTGCACGAGTTGGCGGGCCTGATCGTGCACACGCACGCCAAGGACGGCGTCCGCCGCCCCGACAAGACCAAGGCCGAGGCGCCCCTGGGCGAGGGCCAGGTGCCGTGGGAAGCCTACCTCGCGGCGCTGAGCGACGTCGGCTATGCCGGCTATCTCACCATCGAGCGCGAGGCGGGCGACGACCCCGTCGCCGACATCCTCAAGGCCAAGCAGTTCCTCGAGGAGCAGTGCCGGCAGGGGTATGTGTGTCGGTCACGACTGGCGTGA
- the rpsI gene encoding 30S ribosomal protein S9 — protein MSTTAAPTAAAADLCWSTGRRKTAVARVRLRRGTGRILVNGREADEYFPIERLQNAVRAPLRAVKAANKYDVLATIQGGGVAAQAGAMLLGVARALVKVDREAHARLKEEGFLTRDSREKERKKYGRKRARARFQFSKR, from the coding sequence GTGTCCACCACCGCTGCCCCCACCGCTGCTGCCGCCGACCTGTGCTGGAGCACGGGCCGGCGCAAGACCGCGGTCGCCCGCGTGCGCCTGCGCCGCGGCACCGGCCGCATCCTCGTCAACGGCCGCGAGGCCGACGAGTATTTCCCCATCGAGCGCCTCCAGAACGCCGTGCGCGCGCCGCTCCGCGCCGTCAAGGCGGCCAACAAGTACGACGTCCTGGCCACCATCCAGGGCGGCGGCGTGGCCGCCCAGGCCGGCGCCATGCTGCTCGGCGTGGCCCGCGCGCTGGTGAAGGTGGACCGCGAGGCCCACGCGCGCCTCAAGGAGGAGGGCTTCCTGACGCGCGACTCGCGCGAGAAGGAGCGCAAGAAGTACGGCCGCAAGCGTGCCCGCGCCCGCTTCCAGTTCTCCAAGCGCTAG
- the rplM gene encoding 50S ribosomal protein L13: MTKSFMAKAGDIARQWHVVDADGKVLGRLATRVATVLCGKHRPTFTPHVDTGDFVIVLNAAKVRVTGRKLDQKQYLTLSRRPGHLKSRTMREVMATKPDLVIRESVRRMLPHSPLGRHMLRKLKIYAGADHPHAAQNPQPLDVT, translated from the coding sequence ATGACCAAGTCCTTTATGGCCAAGGCGGGCGACATTGCCCGGCAGTGGCACGTGGTGGATGCCGACGGCAAGGTGCTGGGCCGCCTGGCGACCCGCGTGGCCACCGTCCTGTGCGGAAAGCACCGCCCCACCTTCACGCCGCACGTGGACACGGGCGACTTCGTGATCGTGCTGAATGCGGCCAAGGTGCGGGTGACGGGCCGCAAGCTGGACCAGAAGCAGTACCTCACCCTGTCGCGCCGGCCCGGCCACCTCAAGAGCCGAACGATGCGCGAGGTGATGGCCACCAAGCCCGACCTCGTGATCCGCGAGAGCGTGCGGCGCATGCTGCCCCACAGCCCGCTGGGCCGCCACATGCTCCGCAAGCTGAAGATCTACGCCGGCGCCGACCATCCCCACGCGGCGCAGAACCCCCAGCCGCTCGACGTGACGTGA
- a CDS encoding DUF6055 domain-containing protein → MKRSLSCLALCLAVAVSVFGEDEYLVNYMMYPEGTPGVNRVTSKHFCVVYGDHDKKGLWSKEMAEGTLRNLEALWTVYVEKLGWTPPSECRDPKAPFHHNGKKYKANLMVLMTGLPKHGEGGGAWMSGHEGFAYLMLDSAYLRVDPPSWATPHEFGHVMEMHQKGGFCNNPWSGCWWETYANWLRERYLYDPAYPKAPETDFCWPYLETWQMVWPHGRNFYHCWLFPHYLEENPDKLPAYGTGFNRRIWNESLQNEYPVHTIIRLSSLDTFKAALGRFAARMATLDLQQQRIYLEKFGKEMNDYRRRTLYTELKRVPDRAGWWRGPIEHAPQQMGINVIQLVPEAGEVRVTFEGLAEPERGSDWRAGLVAVDAQGRARYSPLWSRGAGTLKLQADEKTLYLTVAATPDRFEPVNLNAATEQPYESHPGRARFPYEVQIEGARPWETVPTPPADVKGGRHPNGGGFVADTARVDDTAFVGPKALVLGRAKVLGSARVEDHAVVRDEATVQDRAVVRGHTTVTGKAVVKDDARVGGYAWLQEGATVADHGRVLEHGVVGGRDALVADYGIVKGCAWAYGKVIGTGMADGDFNTGSTVAKGVAFSWWWGTPKEAQTYADQRPGVANLYAAYDFAAPSACYARDRFGVTHGILRGAPRWLESLEGRQGVLTLDGKDQYVLLEDSLSGFQDIEIRCFVRWDAAAGLPPVGPVWWFGAGAEQCMYLTPSNANGKLAYVIRKGGKVETLEGPTALPGGSWQHVRLALSGDKGTLYVNDKPVAVGKVTLNPEDIQAPDVNTTPTGGYIGRGTIGGQERCFAGAIDDFEVYSSATR, encoded by the coding sequence GTGAAACGCAGCCTGTCGTGTCTCGCCCTCTGCCTGGCCGTGGCCGTCTCCGTGTTCGGCGAGGACGAGTACCTCGTCAACTACATGATGTACCCCGAGGGCACGCCGGGCGTGAACCGCGTGACCTCGAAGCACTTCTGCGTGGTCTACGGCGACCACGACAAGAAGGGCCTCTGGTCGAAGGAGATGGCCGAGGGCACCCTGCGCAACCTGGAGGCGCTCTGGACCGTGTACGTCGAGAAGCTCGGGTGGACGCCGCCCAGCGAGTGCCGCGACCCGAAGGCCCCGTTCCACCACAACGGCAAGAAGTACAAGGCGAACCTGATGGTGCTGATGACCGGGCTGCCGAAGCACGGCGAGGGCGGCGGCGCCTGGATGAGCGGCCACGAGGGATTCGCCTATCTCATGCTCGATTCCGCCTACCTGCGCGTGGACCCGCCGAGCTGGGCCACGCCCCACGAGTTCGGCCACGTGATGGAGATGCATCAGAAGGGCGGCTTCTGCAACAACCCGTGGTCGGGCTGCTGGTGGGAGACGTACGCCAACTGGCTCCGCGAGCGCTACCTCTACGACCCCGCCTACCCCAAGGCCCCCGAGACCGACTTCTGCTGGCCCTACCTCGAGACCTGGCAGATGGTGTGGCCCCACGGCCGCAACTTCTACCACTGCTGGCTGTTCCCCCACTACCTGGAGGAGAACCCCGACAAGCTGCCCGCCTATGGCACAGGCTTCAACAGGCGCATCTGGAACGAGTCGCTCCAGAACGAATACCCCGTCCACACCATCATCCGCCTCAGCTCGCTCGACACGTTCAAGGCGGCGCTGGGCCGCTTCGCGGCCCGCATGGCCACCCTCGACCTCCAGCAGCAGCGGATCTACCTCGAGAAATTCGGCAAGGAGATGAACGACTACCGCCGCCGCACGCTCTACACCGAGCTGAAGCGGGTGCCGGACAGGGCCGGCTGGTGGCGCGGCCCCATCGAGCACGCCCCGCAGCAGATGGGCATCAACGTCATCCAGCTCGTGCCCGAAGCCGGCGAGGTGAGGGTGACGTTCGAGGGGCTCGCAGAGCCCGAGCGAGGTTCCGACTGGCGGGCCGGCCTCGTCGCCGTGGACGCCCAGGGCCGCGCCCGCTACTCCCCGCTCTGGAGCCGGGGCGCGGGCACCCTGAAGCTCCAGGCCGACGAGAAGACGCTCTATCTCACCGTGGCGGCCACGCCCGACCGCTTCGAGCCGGTGAACCTCAACGCCGCGACGGAGCAGCCCTACGAATCGCACCCCGGCCGCGCCCGCTTCCCCTACGAGGTGCAGATCGAAGGCGCGCGGCCCTGGGAGACCGTCCCCACGCCTCCCGCCGATGTGAAGGGCGGCAGACACCCGAACGGCGGCGGCTTCGTGGCCGACACGGCGAGGGTGGATGACACGGCCTTCGTCGGCCCCAAGGCCCTCGTCCTCGGGCGGGCCAAGGTGCTTGGCTCGGCCCGCGTCGAGGACCACGCCGTCGTGCGCGACGAGGCGACCGTGCAGGATCGCGCCGTGGTGCGCGGCCACACGACCGTGACGGGCAAGGCCGTGGTGAAGGATGACGCTCGCGTGGGCGGCTACGCCTGGCTTCAGGAGGGGGCCACCGTGGCCGACCACGGCAGGGTCCTGGAGCACGGCGTCGTGGGCGGACGCGACGCCCTCGTCGCCGACTACGGCATCGTCAAAGGCTGCGCCTGGGCCTACGGCAAGGTCATCGGCACCGGCATGGCCGACGGCGACTTCAACACCGGCTCCACGGTGGCGAAGGGCGTGGCCTTCAGTTGGTGGTGGGGCACGCCGAAGGAGGCCCAGACCTATGCCGATCAGCGGCCGGGCGTGGCCAACCTCTACGCGGCCTACGACTTCGCCGCGCCCAGCGCCTGCTACGCCCGCGACCGCTTCGGCGTCACCCACGGGATCCTGCGCGGGGCGCCCAGGTGGCTCGAATCCCTCGAGGGGCGCCAGGGCGTCCTCACCCTCGATGGCAAGGACCAGTACGTGCTCCTGGAGGACTCGCTGTCGGGCTTCCAGGACATCGAGATCCGCTGCTTCGTCCGCTGGGACGCGGCGGCCGGCCTCCCGCCTGTCGGCCCCGTCTGGTGGTTCGGCGCGGGCGCCGAGCAGTGCATGTACCTCACGCCCTCCAACGCCAACGGGAAGCTGGCCTACGTCATCCGCAAGGGGGGCAAGGTCGAGACGCTCGAAGGCCCCACGGCCTTGCCCGGCGGCTCGTGGCAGCACGTGCGCCTGGCGCTCAGTGGCGACAAGGGCACGCTCTACGTCAACGACAAGCCCGTCGCTGTGGGCAAAGTTACGCTGAACCCTGAGGACATCCAGGCGCCCGACGTGAACACGACCCCCACCGGCGGCTACATTGGCCGCGGAACGATCGGCGGCCAGGAGCGCTGCTTCGCGGGGGCGATTGACGACTTCGAGGTCTACTCCTCCGCCACAAGATGA
- a CDS encoding metallophosphoesterase has translation MKVTGRLTLAGLLFAAALCAPTRAAEKPPRDVTFISTSDSHYREAERKAQNERNRLTILEMNDIAKRLWPEKLGGDAIAPPRGVVMLGDCIDDGDRVVDGRHVSPEQYRAFVADFGLDGTDGALKFPVFETWGNHDGPPEGQEKQGFSFQANLKKRNQARKAKGLISNLSENGLHYSWDWDDVHFVLLGLYPADQQREGVRYSPVWHDPQGALTFLKRDLAEKVAGSGRPVVLMSHCGVDTDWWVPADWKDFYDAAKAYNVVLYLYGHSGTGLREWAPEGEPKRWQAINDGQTTSGFFVIQITADRLRAAYRCKEGVKVTRNPDKTESYEWDGTWGWRFPLDRKLGGP, from the coding sequence GTGAAGGTGACCGGACGATTGACCCTTGCCGGCCTCCTCTTCGCGGCAGCACTCTGCGCGCCGACGCGGGCCGCAGAGAAGCCCCCACGCGACGTGACCTTCATCTCGACCTCCGACTCCCACTACCGCGAGGCCGAGCGCAAGGCGCAGAACGAGCGCAATCGCCTGACCATCCTGGAGATGAACGACATTGCCAAGCGCCTCTGGCCCGAGAAGCTCGGCGGCGACGCCATCGCGCCCCCGCGCGGCGTGGTGATGCTCGGCGACTGCATTGACGACGGCGACCGCGTGGTGGACGGCCGACACGTCTCGCCCGAGCAATACCGGGCGTTCGTGGCCGACTTCGGCCTCGACGGCACCGACGGTGCGCTCAAGTTCCCCGTCTTCGAGACCTGGGGCAACCACGACGGCCCGCCCGAAGGCCAGGAGAAGCAGGGCTTCAGCTTCCAGGCCAACCTCAAGAAGCGCAACCAGGCCCGCAAGGCCAAGGGCCTGATCTCCAACCTGTCGGAGAACGGCCTGCACTACTCGTGGGACTGGGACGACGTGCACTTCGTCCTGCTCGGGCTCTACCCGGCCGACCAGCAGCGGGAAGGCGTCCGCTACTCCCCCGTGTGGCACGACCCGCAGGGCGCGCTCACCTTCCTCAAGAGGGACCTGGCCGAGAAGGTCGCCGGCAGCGGCCGGCCCGTCGTCCTCATGAGCCATTGCGGCGTGGATACCGATTGGTGGGTCCCCGCCGATTGGAAGGACTTCTACGACGCGGCGAAGGCCTACAACGTCGTCCTCTACCTCTATGGCCACAGCGGCACCGGCCTGCGCGAGTGGGCGCCCGAGGGCGAGCCGAAGCGGTGGCAGGCCATCAACGACGGCCAGACCACGAGCGGCTTCTTCGTCATCCAGATCACCGCCGACCGCCTCCGCGCCGCCTATCGCTGCAAGGAAGGGGTGAAGGTCACGCGCAACCCCGATAAGACCGAGTCTTATGAGTGGGACGGCACCTGGGGCTGGCGCTTCCCGCTCGACAGGAAGCTTGGCGGCCCATAG